One stretch of Sulfurihydrogenibium sp. DNA includes these proteins:
- a CDS encoding phosphoribosyltransferase family protein, with translation MFRDREEAGRLLGELLKKYDFDKENTVILAIPRGGVPVAYEVSKKLRIPFSLVITKKLAPLREPEAAFGAIAPDASQVIDEVYMKYMGVSSSELEIVRENAVKEIKNRIIKYLNEKESSLEGKDVIIIDDGIATGYTAIAAAMYVKNKGAKNVYLAIPVCPTDSIPRVKKYFDDVFCYEKSDSSFFAVGTFYEDFHQVSDQEMFFIIEEAKKNGLFYT, from the coding sequence ATGTTTAGAGATAGAGAAGAAGCGGGAAGATTACTTGGCGAGCTTTTAAAGAAATACGACTTTGATAAGGAAAATACTGTTATTTTAGCCATTCCAAGAGGAGGCGTTCCGGTTGCTTATGAAGTTTCTAAAAAGCTTAGGATACCATTTTCGTTGGTCATTACTAAGAAATTAGCTCCTCTTCGTGAGCCTGAAGCAGCATTTGGAGCAATTGCACCAGACGCAAGTCAAGTAATAGATGAAGTCTATATGAAATATATGGGAGTATCCTCTTCAGAGCTTGAAATTGTAAGAGAAAATGCAGTAAAAGAGATAAAAAACAGAATTATAAAATATCTAAACGAAAAAGAGTCAAGCTTAGAAGGTAAAGATGTTATTATAATTGATGATGGAATAGCTACAGGATATACAGCAATAGCTGCAGCGATGTACGTAAAAAATAAAGGTGCAAAAAATGTATACCTTGCTATTCCAGTATGTCCGACAGATAGCATTCCGAGAGTAAAGAAATATTTTGATGATGTATTTTGCTATGAAAAATCAGATTCTTCCTTTTTTGCAGTAGGTACGTTTTATGAAGATTTCCATCAAGTAAGCGACCAAGAGATGTTTTTTATCATTGAAGAAGCCAAAAAGAATGGATTATTTTATACTTAA